From one Luteolibacter sp. SL250 genomic stretch:
- a CDS encoding DUF4126 domain-containing protein: protein MSVIDQLGVALGLATLAGVNLYLTVLVAGLAIRFDWIGLSSSYEQLSVLGNDWVLGVAGVMFVIQFFADKVPWLDSLWDAVHTVIRPVGGVLIALAALGKMDPAVLTVGALLAGGASLATHGTKAGVRALLNLSPEPVSNSVASVTEDGLVLGGLGLIGLFPAVAFVVFLVIAVLCAAFAIWLWKKIFRRRKRRGEELATA, encoded by the coding sequence GTGAGCGTGATCGATCAACTTGGCGTGGCGCTGGGACTGGCGACCCTTGCGGGAGTGAACCTTTACCTGACCGTGCTGGTGGCGGGGCTGGCCATCCGCTTCGACTGGATCGGCCTGTCCTCTTCCTATGAGCAACTCTCCGTGCTGGGCAACGACTGGGTGCTGGGCGTGGCCGGAGTCATGTTCGTGATCCAGTTTTTCGCGGACAAGGTGCCGTGGCTGGACTCCCTGTGGGATGCGGTCCACACCGTCATCCGCCCGGTGGGCGGTGTGTTGATCGCGCTGGCGGCGCTTGGGAAAATGGACCCTGCGGTCCTCACCGTCGGCGCGTTGCTGGCGGGTGGTGCCTCGCTCGCCACCCATGGCACGAAGGCGGGGGTGAGGGCGCTCCTCAATCTCTCACCAGAACCGGTGTCGAACTCCGTGGCAAGCGTCACGGAAGACGGATTGGTGCTCGGCGGCCTGGGGCTGATCGGCCTTTTCCCGGCGGTCGCGTTCGTCGTCTTTCTCGTCATCGCCGTGCTGTGCGCGGCCTTTGCGATCTGGCTCTGGAAGAAGATTTTCCGCAGGCGGAAACGCCGTGGTGAAGAACTCGCAACCGCCTGA